One window from the genome of Bacillus weihaiensis encodes:
- a CDS encoding ATP-binding protein, which produces MAIFIKDLLLHYAIVLFLPFIYHFVSIQRIRVSPKLVFYTSILLVLFVTIVFPITFTPLYSFDLKFIPFFISFFYGGPIFSFIIVLLIPCLDYFIGEEVFIVNFINYAIIYLVFYLLRYTYKNGSIVRKIMFALFIQLLITFSRIVMLIKDNNTNEYSHILLFSLFSFLALALVIYIIEMTNFHSRTLKELEKAEKLHTISQLSASVAHEIRNPMTTINGFMQLIRGETNLTQDQSLFIDISIKELERTQSIISNFLSLSKPSASDKAIQIVPLTELINETVEFMNPFALIRGIKLNSSVQEGVKVKAHDEDLRQVLINIIKNGIESIKENGQVVVILLENEKEIVIEIIDNGIGMNKKQVKKLGQPYYTTKNAGTGLGLMISYNMIKLIDGKIDVQSEVGKGTTFIIKLPKIE; this is translated from the coding sequence ATGGCCATCTTTATTAAAGATCTATTACTTCATTATGCAATTGTGTTGTTTCTCCCTTTTATTTATCATTTTGTATCAATTCAAAGAATTCGTGTTTCTCCTAAACTAGTATTTTATACATCGATACTTCTCGTATTATTCGTTACGATTGTATTTCCTATTACCTTCACCCCACTTTATTCTTTTGATCTTAAATTCATCCCGTTTTTTATTAGCTTCTTCTATGGAGGTCCCATATTTAGCTTCATCATTGTTTTGCTCATACCCTGTTTAGATTATTTCATCGGTGAAGAAGTCTTTATAGTCAATTTTATCAACTATGCAATTATCTATCTTGTTTTTTATTTATTGAGATATACATACAAAAATGGATCCATTGTACGAAAAATAATGTTTGCTCTCTTTATTCAATTGCTCATTACGTTTTCAAGAATTGTCATGCTTATTAAAGACAATAATACGAATGAATACAGCCACATTCTGCTATTTAGTCTTTTTTCATTCTTAGCGTTGGCGCTCGTTATCTATATTATCGAAATGACAAATTTTCATTCCAGAACGTTAAAAGAACTCGAAAAGGCAGAAAAACTTCATACAATAAGTCAACTTTCAGCATCGGTTGCCCATGAAATTCGAAATCCAATGACTACGATCAATGGATTTATGCAATTAATTAGAGGTGAAACAAATTTAACGCAAGATCAGAGTTTATTCATTGATATAAGTATAAAAGAACTAGAGCGGACACAATCCATTATTTCGAACTTTCTATCATTGTCTAAGCCATCAGCATCTGATAAAGCTATTCAAATAGTGCCCTTAACTGAGTTAATAAATGAAACCGTAGAGTTCATGAATCCCTTTGCCTTAATTCGAGGAATCAAGTTAAATTCCTCTGTTCAAGAGGGTGTGAAAGTAAAGGCACACGATGAAGATCTAAGGCAGGTTCTAATAAATATAATTAAAAATGGGATTGAATCCATTAAAGAAAATGGTCAGGTTGTTGTGATTTTACTAGAAAATGAGAAAGAGATTGTGATTGAAATTATAGATAATGGGATTGGGATGAATAAAAAGCAGGTGAAAAAGCTTGGACAACCCTATTATACAACCAAGAACGCAGGAACGGGTTTGGGTTTAATGATTTCCTATAATATGATCAAGCTCATAGACGGGAAAATTGACGTTCAAAGTGAAGTGGGGAAAGGAACAACGTTTATTATTAAATTACCGAAAATAGAGTAG
- a CDS encoding efflux RND transporter permease subunit — protein MSWLTKWSFKNKAAIILMSLIILVMGVVSYFRLPMEFLPSADQPYLSIVTIGEGMDAKSMEEQVTTPIENAVDRVNGRTDMFSTTGDGYSSIQLYVESSIDKKEAKREIEEALANVPLPQTVMKPNIVHLNTSMIPVSYMGITFDEGINPTTIQFAKEEVVPAFKEIDGVADIQTSGVIPTYVSISLDDKKMAEKNISLESILPILQGQPISTAVGEKNIDGKTSNIKVVGDIDSLEKLKETQIAPKTALEDVATIQTEKQENNITKLNGKDALLLVVTKDGSSNAVTISKEVERVAKEINDQYQHLEATVMLASADMVESSVHSMIKEVLLGALFATIVIMLFLRNVKSTLITIVSIPLSLGLTLFLLAQSGVTLNVLTLGGVAVAVGRLVDDSIVVIENIFRRAQSERFTVPMVVDATKEVGSAITSSTLTTVAVFLPMGLLEGSLQDFLLPFALTITYSLLASLVVAVTVVPIMSAGLLKNSTMKEHKPSLRFRRFLTWSLNHKWVIMLTSIVLFAASIGAYIVLPKGSVNKPKADYVYVTLTYPNETPIEKVKKEALKLEGYILQQEEVKSVYTQLGNSEDDAKFGSVSSPTETMYMAILEEEANVGPFIKKVNDQKNEFTGAILEASEATMMGGGQTSITIDIIGNEVESLVDLSEDITSEIDEMAGVEKVSTNQEETKTVYSFVVDPSLAKADQIAQQASVMLNQTPLGTIELNEQPTMVMVEPIYNPETKQELADVPIMTAEGMATISDVAELKKVKEPTSAFHKDGDQYIRITANVDPDKLSTIATEINSTIYGDKNTKGMEIPDSIDVVIGGASADQQSDFNDLFMTMLASIGIVFLIMVITFKTIRAPIAILFSLPLATIGAILGIIISGISVDVTALLGALMLIGIVVTNAIVFLDRVKQNEKTMSIRDSLIEAATIRMRPIIMTAVATISAMLPLLFKEAETGNLVSASLAVVVIGGLSVATLLTLVVIPVVYELLHFRTVKKQMINQLKGQEDVTF, from the coding sequence ATGTCTTGGTTAACAAAATGGTCTTTTAAGAACAAAGCTGCAATTATTCTAATGTCACTTATCATTCTAGTAATGGGGGTAGTAAGTTATTTCCGGTTACCGATGGAATTTCTCCCATCAGCGGATCAGCCATATTTATCGATTGTCACTATAGGAGAAGGTATGGACGCGAAGTCGATGGAGGAGCAGGTAACAACACCAATAGAAAATGCAGTAGATCGTGTAAATGGAAGGACCGATATGTTTTCCACTACGGGTGATGGATACTCGTCTATCCAACTATATGTTGAGTCTAGTATCGATAAGAAAGAAGCAAAGAGAGAAATTGAAGAAGCGCTAGCAAACGTTCCACTACCTCAAACGGTGATGAAGCCCAATATTGTTCATCTGAATACGTCTATGATCCCTGTTTCTTATATGGGCATTACGTTTGATGAGGGCATAAACCCGACGACAATCCAATTTGCAAAAGAGGAAGTTGTCCCTGCCTTTAAAGAGATTGATGGAGTAGCAGATATTCAAACAAGTGGTGTCATTCCAACCTATGTATCTATTTCATTAGACGATAAAAAGATGGCAGAAAAGAACATATCATTAGAAAGTATTTTACCCATTTTACAAGGGCAACCCATCTCGACAGCTGTCGGGGAAAAAAATATTGATGGTAAAACGTCAAATATAAAAGTTGTAGGTGATATTGATTCACTTGAAAAATTAAAAGAGACGCAAATTGCTCCAAAGACTGCTTTAGAAGATGTCGCAACCATTCAAACAGAAAAACAAGAAAATAATATAACGAAATTAAATGGAAAAGATGCCCTCCTACTCGTAGTCACGAAGGATGGAAGTTCAAATGCTGTAACCATTAGTAAAGAAGTAGAGCGAGTGGCAAAAGAAATAAATGATCAATACCAACACCTAGAAGCGACTGTCATGTTAGCGTCAGCAGATATGGTCGAATCCTCTGTTCATAGTATGATAAAAGAAGTATTACTCGGTGCGTTGTTTGCGACAATTGTGATTATGTTATTTTTAAGAAATGTAAAATCCACACTCATTACAATCGTTTCCATCCCATTATCACTTGGGCTTACTTTATTTTTATTAGCACAGTCTGGGGTTACGTTAAATGTGTTAACACTTGGTGGAGTAGCGGTTGCGGTTGGACGATTAGTAGATGATAGTATCGTTGTAATCGAGAATATTTTTAGAAGAGCACAATCTGAAAGGTTCACCGTTCCTATGGTGGTTGATGCAACAAAAGAAGTAGGATCTGCTATCACATCTTCTACCTTAACAACCGTTGCTGTTTTCTTACCAATGGGATTACTTGAAGGGAGCTTACAAGACTTTTTATTGCCTTTCGCCTTGACGATTACGTATTCGCTTTTGGCGTCTCTTGTTGTCGCGGTCACTGTTGTACCAATAATGAGTGCAGGTTTACTAAAGAACTCGACAATGAAAGAGCATAAACCATCACTTAGATTTAGAAGATTTCTAACATGGTCATTAAATCATAAATGGGTGATCATGTTAACGTCAATTGTTCTATTTGCTGCTTCCATTGGGGCATATATCGTTTTACCAAAAGGGTCTGTGAATAAACCGAAAGCTGATTATGTTTATGTTACATTAACATATCCTAATGAAACACCAATAGAAAAAGTGAAGAAAGAAGCTCTTAAGCTAGAGGGATATATTCTTCAGCAAGAAGAAGTGAAAAGTGTGTATACTCAGTTGGGAAACTCAGAGGACGATGCTAAATTCGGTTCAGTAAGCAGTCCAACTGAGACAATGTATATGGCCATTTTAGAAGAAGAAGCTAATGTAGGCCCTTTTATAAAAAAAGTAAATGATCAAAAAAATGAATTTACTGGTGCTATCCTCGAGGCATCTGAAGCAACCATGATGGGAGGGGGGCAAACCTCTATTACCATTGATATCATTGGAAATGAGGTTGAGAGCCTAGTAGATCTTTCAGAAGATATTACAAGTGAAATAGACGAGATGGCAGGGGTGGAAAAAGTCTCAACGAATCAAGAAGAAACGAAAACTGTCTATTCCTTTGTCGTAGATCCAAGTCTTGCTAAAGCAGATCAGATTGCTCAACAGGCATCTGTCATGTTAAATCAAACACCCCTTGGAACAATCGAGTTAAATGAACAACCAACAATGGTGATGGTTGAACCAATTTATAACCCAGAAACAAAACAAGAGCTTGCGGATGTTCCGATTATGACAGCAGAGGGAATGGCAACCATTTCGGATGTTGCTGAATTAAAGAAAGTAAAGGAGCCTACAAGTGCTTTTCATAAGGATGGAGACCAATATATAAGAATTACTGCAAATGTCGATCCTGATAAGTTATCAACCATCGCAACAGAAATCAATTCAACCATTTATGGTGACAAGAATACTAAGGGCATGGAGATACCTGATAGCATAGACGTCGTCATTGGTGGGGCGAGTGCAGATCAACAAAGTGATTTTAATGATCTCTTTATGACGATGTTAGCATCCATTGGGATTGTTTTTCTTATCATGGTGATAACGTTTAAAACAATTCGTGCACCTATTGCGATATTATTCTCTTTACCACTTGCTACAATTGGAGCTATTTTAGGAATAATCATTAGTGGAATTTCAGTGGATGTAACAGCTTTACTCGGGGCATTAATGCTCATTGGTATTGTTGTGACAAATGCTATCGTCTTTTTAGATAGGGTTAAACAAAATGAAAAGACAATGAGTATTCGAGATTCCCTTATTGAAGCTGCTACAATCAGAATGCGTCCAATTATTATGACTGCTGTAGCAACCATTTCAGCTATGCTCCCTCTTCTATTTAAAGAAGCAGAAACAGGTAACTTAGTATCAGCTAGCTTAGCCGTCGTTGTCATTGGAGGGTTAAGCGTAGCAACTTTATTAACATTAGTTGTTATTCCTGTTGTGTATGAGTTGTTACACTTTAGGACCGTGAAAAAGCAAATGATCAATCAACTAAAGGGTCAAGAGGATGTAACCTTTTAA
- a CDS encoding methyl-accepting chemotaxis protein: protein MIEENKKVSAYAVNRAHDLERISAESASASEQIASAIEEVAKGAVSQVDYSERTNREMKELSSEINEVSNNMTRVSEITETTKTLSSNSIKTINELTEKNKEMGTNIGQVDVTMDGLNKEIAQIKDIVEMIKNVSEETNLLSLNASIEAARAGAAGRGFAVVAEEIRKLADQTKSSSMRIETVIASILNQTKKSVELVKMTITLFKEQTTSITNTKDAFENILEGTNAIIDEINYVEASISKINVNKEKVETAINEMVEVAEDSSATTEEVTATTEEQSAAADELGHLASSLSTTVLELEKTINKFKV from the coding sequence ATGATTGAAGAAAATAAAAAAGTTTCTGCATATGCCGTAAATCGCGCTCATGACCTAGAGAGAATTTCTGCTGAATCTGCTTCAGCATCTGAACAGATTGCTTCAGCGATAGAGGAAGTAGCAAAAGGGGCAGTTAGTCAAGTCGATTATTCTGAGAGAACAAACCGCGAAATGAAAGAGCTATCAAGTGAAATCAACGAAGTTTCTAATAATATGACAAGAGTCTCAGAAATTACGGAAACAACTAAAACACTTAGTAGTAATTCTATCAAAACGATTAATGAGCTTACCGAGAAGAATAAAGAAATGGGTACGAATATAGGACAAGTAGATGTCACGATGGATGGACTGAATAAAGAAATAGCGCAAATTAAGGATATTGTTGAAATGATTAAAAATGTGAGTGAAGAAACAAATTTACTTTCCTTAAACGCGAGTATTGAGGCAGCTAGAGCAGGAGCTGCAGGAAGAGGATTTGCAGTTGTAGCAGAGGAGATACGTAAGCTAGCTGATCAAACAAAATCATCCTCTATGAGAATTGAAACCGTAATTGCGAGTATTCTCAATCAAACGAAGAAATCAGTAGAGCTTGTGAAAATGACAATCACGCTTTTTAAAGAGCAAACAACGTCTATTACAAATACAAAGGATGCGTTTGAGAACATTTTAGAAGGAACAAATGCTATTATTGATGAAATTAATTATGTAGAGGCTTCAATTAGTAAGATTAATGTAAACAAAGAAAAAGTAGAAACGGCTATAAATGAAATGGTAGAGGTAGCTGAAGATTCCTCTGCCACTACAGAAGAAGTGACAGCGACAACCGAGGAACAATCAGCAGCTGCTGATGAACTTGGTCATCTTGCTTCAAGCTTATCAACGACTGTATTAGAATTAGAGAAGACGATTAATAAGTTTAAAGTGTAA
- a CDS encoding GNAT family N-acetyltransferase, producing MIINPIRFSKHNQSYVIRSATISDAKSLSEVRLQIDGETEYFDRVQGEHYIDEYEYKEIIERDRKSDKNLLLVAEVNNEIVGFLRCIGNDLKRTSHKVEFGLGVVKEHWGIGIGKNLLQQFIKWADCNGIRKITLQVLETNKKARTLYEKEGFIVEGILRDDKLLSGNYYQTIIMGRIRP from the coding sequence ATGATCATCAATCCCATTCGATTTTCTAAACATAACCAAAGCTATGTTATACGCTCTGCAACAATAAGTGATGCAAAAAGCCTTTCGGAAGTAAGATTACAAATTGACGGAGAAACAGAATATTTTGACCGTGTACAAGGTGAGCACTACATAGATGAATATGAATATAAAGAAATCATTGAAAGAGATAGAAAGAGCGATAAAAATCTTTTATTAGTAGCTGAAGTAAACAATGAAATTGTCGGATTTCTTCGTTGTATAGGAAATGACTTGAAAAGAACCTCTCATAAAGTTGAATTTGGATTAGGAGTAGTAAAGGAACATTGGGGCATTGGAATTGGTAAAAATCTTCTCCAACAATTCATAAAATGGGCTGATTGTAATGGAATTAGAAAGATAACACTACAGGTTTTAGAAACAAATAAAAAGGCAAGGACGTTGTATGAAAAAGAAGGTTTTATAGTAGAAGGAATTTTACGCGATGATAAGCTCCTATCAGGTAACTATTATCAAACAATAATAATGGGAAGAATTCGCCCGTGA
- a CDS encoding LysM peptidoglycan-binding domain-containing protein → MNFLSKYHIEKETEGVTLTLYLSDFDTEFATELGTAVSTSHQEQIQEYAIRRFPDLKINAIKVVVGGIFVCMFSFTGALQSKTTVKAASLSQTETQPIPYTVKSGDSLSMIAKKYRISTHELKQYNKFTTDLLYVGQRIHIPLIHYTVKSGDTLSGIAKNYQTTAVKLKHINELSTDTIYLQQTLLIPITTKPGAIDEQNQSVKTAYYTVQPGDSLSVIAKKFNTSVESLKKINRLSSDLIHIGQRLNMSTLEPETSEIQKPDDSLSYQVKSGDSLSVIAKKFGQSVDAIKNSNELSSDRIYVGQVLTIPSASPSIQEPTKKDGIPDVYKVTVGDTLSGIAKRYGLNVESLKEINSLQSDTIYLNQELRLKAIPTLQTYTVKSGDTLSEIAKNYNTTTEKIMQVNNMVTPFIVVGQALTIESPISPSKETEQSLSKNTLTYTTHLVKSGDTIWDLSVKYEIPQRELLKVNGLSTSSTLSIGQKLTVPVHQIAVQKTVSERHGEYLDWWTEAQYVFPIGKTVTITDLQTGKSFNIRRTIGANHADCETISKTDTAIAKSIWGGFSWTTRPVLVEVDKRKLAASMTFYPHDVEYIKNNGITGHFDVHFKNSTRHKDGRIDPYHQKSIKIAAGVQ, encoded by the coding sequence ATGAACTTTTTATCGAAATATCATATTGAGAAAGAAACAGAAGGTGTTACCTTAACACTCTACCTTTCAGACTTTGATACAGAATTTGCTACAGAATTAGGCACAGCTGTTTCGACATCACATCAAGAACAAATTCAAGAATACGCAATTCGTCGGTTTCCAGATCTTAAAATCAATGCTATCAAAGTCGTCGTAGGCGGGATCTTTGTCTGTATGTTTTCCTTTACTGGAGCTTTACAATCTAAAACGACTGTAAAAGCAGCCTCATTAAGTCAAACAGAAACTCAACCCATACCCTATACAGTAAAAAGTGGAGATTCCCTTAGTATGATTGCAAAAAAATATCGTATTTCTACACATGAATTAAAACAATATAACAAATTCACAACTGATTTACTATATGTTGGACAAAGGATACATATTCCTCTCATTCATTATACCGTGAAATCTGGGGATACATTATCAGGCATTGCTAAAAACTATCAGACGACAGCTGTGAAGTTAAAACATATAAATGAGCTATCTACAGACACAATTTATTTACAGCAAACCTTGCTCATTCCGATTACGACCAAACCAGGAGCAATAGATGAACAAAATCAATCTGTCAAAACCGCTTATTATACGGTTCAGCCAGGGGACAGTTTATCCGTTATTGCTAAGAAATTCAATACTTCTGTAGAATCACTCAAAAAGATAAATCGATTATCATCAGATCTTATTCATATAGGACAAAGATTAAACATGTCTACGTTAGAACCCGAAACGTCCGAAATACAGAAGCCTGATGACTCACTTTCCTATCAAGTTAAAAGTGGCGATAGTTTATCTGTTATTGCTAAAAAATTCGGTCAATCTGTTGATGCCATAAAGAACAGTAATGAACTATCCTCCGATAGGATCTATGTAGGCCAAGTCCTCACCATCCCTAGTGCATCACCATCTATCCAGGAGCCTACTAAAAAAGATGGAATTCCTGATGTCTACAAGGTGACAGTCGGTGATACATTGTCAGGCATTGCCAAAAGATACGGTCTCAATGTTGAATCCTTAAAAGAAATAAACAGCTTACAAAGCGATACCATCTATTTAAATCAAGAACTTCGCTTAAAAGCTATTCCTACTCTACAGACCTACACTGTTAAAAGTGGGGATACACTATCGGAAATCGCAAAGAACTACAACACAACAACTGAGAAGATCATGCAGGTAAATAATATGGTGACTCCTTTCATTGTCGTTGGTCAAGCCTTAACCATTGAAAGCCCAATTTCACCTTCAAAGGAAACTGAGCAAAGCCTATCAAAGAATACTTTGACCTATACAACACATCTTGTAAAATCAGGAGATACTATTTGGGATCTTAGTGTGAAATATGAAATCCCACAAAGAGAACTGTTAAAAGTGAACGGACTATCTACATCTAGTACCCTTTCAATAGGACAAAAGCTTACCGTTCCAGTCCATCAAATTGCCGTGCAAAAAACAGTCAGTGAACGTCATGGAGAGTATTTAGATTGGTGGACAGAAGCTCAATATGTTTTCCCAATAGGTAAGACTGTTACAATTACAGATCTCCAAACCGGAAAAAGCTTCAACATTAGACGAACAATTGGAGCAAATCACGCTGATTGTGAAACCATTAGCAAAACAGATACAGCCATTGCAAAGAGTATTTGGGGAGGATTTAGCTGGACAACTCGTCCTGTCCTTGTTGAGGTAGATAAAAGAAAGCTTGCTGCTAGCATGACTTTTTATCCGCATGATGTGGAATATATTAAAAACAACGGAATAACAGGGCACTTTGATGTTCATTTCAAAAACTCTACTCGGCATAAAGATGGAAGAATTGATCCTTATCACCAAAAAAGCATTAAAATAGCTGCTGGTGTTCAGTGA
- a CDS encoding DUF3817 domain-containing protein: protein MRSTVHTLGFTGVLEGVSYLVLLLIAMPLKYMFDYPMAVTVVGGMHGFLFVAYALMVAIVLFQKRWTFLWAVWAVFLAFIPFGTFYLDKQLKTKR, encoded by the coding sequence ATGCGATCAACAGTACATACTTTAGGCTTTACAGGTGTTTTGGAAGGGGTCTCCTATCTAGTGTTGCTTTTAATTGCTATGCCACTAAAGTATATGTTTGATTACCCTATGGCTGTCACCGTTGTTGGAGGTATGCACGGATTCTTATTTGTTGCCTATGCCCTAATGGTTGCAATTGTTCTGTTTCAAAAGAGATGGACTTTCTTATGGGCAGTATGGGCAGTATTTTTGGCATTTATTCCCTTTGGTACTTTCTATTTAGACAAGCAATTAAAAACAAAAAGGTAA